The DNA segment GCACACGTCCTTCGATGCCTTCGGGAACGAGCTTTGATTCAGGCTCGTCATCGGATATGCCATACCGGTCTCTCGACTTGCCCTCTCTCATGGCGTCAAGAGAGCCCATACCCCGGTAAACCTTGTAGGTCCGCCCCTGGTAGATCACCATTTCACCCGGTGCCTCATCAGTCCCCGCGAAAAGATTTCCGATCATCACCGCATCTGCACCACCTGCCAGGGCCTTTGTGATGTCGCCTGAGAATTTTATCCCTCCATCAGCGATCACAGGTATGCCCTGCTTCTTTGCCACCTTATGGGCTGCAAATATGGCGGTCATCTGGGGTACGCCCACTCCTGCAACAATTCGGGTGGTGCATATGGAGCCCGGTCCCACGCCAATCTTGATCGCGTCACAACCGGCCCTTACCAGGGCTTGTGCGCCCTCTTCTGTGGCGATGTTACCGGCAATGAGCTGGATATCTTTGAAGTTGCGTTTGCTCTCCTCGATCGCTTCGACGACGTTTCTTGAGTGACCGTGCGCCGTGTCGATCACGATGCAATCACACCCGGCCTTCAGGAGCAGGTCTATTCTCTCCTCCCTGTCCGGTCCCACGCCCACTGCTGCGCCGACGCGCAGACGACCCCGCGCATCTTTTGCCGCCAGTGGGTACTTCCTGACTTTTTCTATGTCTTTGATCGTGATAAGGCCCCTGAGGTTGAACTCTTTGTCAACGACGAGCAGCTTTTCAATTTTGTGCGCATGCAGGATCTTCTTTGATTCCTCGAGGCCGATGCCTTCCTCAACCGTGACCAAGTGTTCTTTGGTCATGACCTCGTCAACTCTCCGATCGAGGTTCGTCTCGAACCTCAGGTCCCTGTTGGTCAGGATGCCCACGAGTCTCTTGCCCTTGGTGACAGGAATGCCGGATATCCTGTAGCTGGCCATCAGTTTCAGCGCATCTTTTATCTTCTGATCCGGCGAGATCACGATGGGATCGATGATCATCCCGCTCTCTGATTTCTTAACTTTTTCCACCTCTTGAACCTGCTCGCGCACACCCATATTGCGGTGAATTATGCCAATGCCGCCCTCCTGCGCGAGGCAGATAGCGGCCTTAGCCTCGGTAAC comes from the Syntrophorhabdales bacterium genome and includes:
- the guaB gene encoding IMP dehydrogenase, with product VTEAKAAICLAQEGGIGIIHRNMGVREQVQEVEKVKKSESGMIIDPIVISPDQKIKDALKLMASYRISGIPVTKGKRLVGILTNRDLRFETNLDRRVDEVMTKEHLVTVEEGIGLEESKKILHAHKIEKLLVVDKEFNLRGLITIKDIEKVRKYPLAAKDARGRLRVGAAVGVGPDREERIDLLLKAGCDCIVIDTAHGHSRNVVEAIEESKRNFKDIQLIAGNIATEEGAQALVRAGCDAIKIGVGPGSICTTRIVAGVGVPQMTAIFAAHKVAKKQGIPVIADGGIKFSGDITKALAGGADAVMIGNLFAGTDEAPGEMVIYQGRTYKVYRGMGSLDAMREGKSRDRYGISDDEPESKLVPEGIEGRVPYRGSLFFSVQQLVGGVKAGMGYLGCRTLKQLRENARFLRITASGLRESHVHDVIITKEAPNYRIE